The Sphingorhabdus sp. Alg231-15 genome has a segment encoding these proteins:
- a CDS encoding sodium/substrate symporter small subunit, giving the protein MSEEEVEEVETAESEKAYWSENIRLLWTLMSVWFVVSFGAGILFRDWLDQFSLGGYPLGFWFAQQGSIYVFIVLIFYYTIRMKMIERKYDLDD; this is encoded by the coding sequence ATGTCCGAAGAAGAAGTAGAAGAAGTTGAAACTGCAGAATCGGAAAAGGCCTATTGGTCGGAAAACATCCGGTTGCTGTGGACATTGATGTCCGTCTGGTTTGTCGTGTCTTTTGGTGCCGGTATATTGTTTCGCGATTGGCTCGATCAATTTTCGTTGGGCGGATATCCCCTAGGGTTCTGGTTCGCGCAACAGGGCTCAATCTACGTCTTCATCGTTTTGATCTTCTATTACACCATCCGGATGAAGATGATCGAACGCAAATATGATCTTGATGATTGA